From the Xiphophorus maculatus strain JP 163 A chromosome 20, X_maculatus-5.0-male, whole genome shotgun sequence genome, one window contains:
- the brk1 gene encoding protein BRICK1, with product MAGQEDPVQREIHQDWANREYIEVITSSIKKIADFLNSFDMSCRSRLATLNEKLTALERRIEYIEARVTKGETLT from the exons ATGGCTGGCCAGGAAGATCCCGTACAGAGAGAGATTCATCAAGATTGGGCAAATCGGGAGTACATAGAAGTGATTACAAGCAGCATTAAGAAAATTGCTGACTTCCTCAACTCGTTTG ACATGTCTTGTCGGTCTCGTCTGGCCACCCTCAACGAAAAGTTAACAGCTTTGGAGAGAAGGATTGAATACATAGAGGCCAGA GTGACCAAAGGAGAGACCCTGACCTAG